Part of the Lichenicola cladoniae genome is shown below.
GGCTGTTTTCGGCGATGGGCATGCAGCCGGTGGGCTATTACGACCTGGCCGCGGCGGGTGTGCCGGTCCACTCTACCGCGTTTCGTCCGACCGATGCGGCAGCGCTGGCGATCAATCCGTTCCGCGTCTTCACCTCGCTGTTGCGGCTGGACATGGTCACGGACGCGGCACTTCGCGAGGAAGCGGCCGCCATTCTCGACCGCCGCCGGATCTTCACCCCTCGCCTGCTGGACCTGCTCGCGCTGGTGGATCGGGAAGGCGGACTGCCGTCGGCCCATGCGGAGGACTTCGTGGCCGAAGCCCTGCACACCTTCCGCTGGCACGAGACGGCTTCGGTGGATGCGGGCCTGTATCGCCGGCTGAAGGCGTCGCATCCGCTGGTGGCCGACGTCGTGTGTTTTCGCGGACCCCACATCAACCATCTGACCCCGCGCACGCTCGACATCGATGCGGCCCAGGCGGCGATGCACAGGCTGGGCATGAACCCGAAACCGGTGATCGAAGGGCCGCCCCGGCGCGCGGTGCCGATCCTGCTGCGGCAGACCAGTTTCCAGGCGCTCACCGAGCCGGTGCGTTTCGTCGGCCAGGGCGACCACGACCGCGGCACCCATACGGCCCGCTTCGGCGAGGTCGAGCAGCGTGGCGCGGCGCTGACCCCGGCCGGTCGCGCCCTGTACGATCGCCTGCTGGCGCAGCTTCAGTCCGAGGTGGCGGCCGGCGCAGACCGGCAGGAGGCGGGCGGCCGCATCTTCGCCGAATTCCCCGATGACATCGACGCCATGCACGAAGATGGACTCGCCTTCTTTCGGCACGGCACCTCCGAGCCGATCCTTTACGAGGACTTCCTGCCGGTCAGCGCGGCTGGCATCTTCCAGTCCAATCTCGGTCCGGGTACCCGCGAAACACTCGCCGTTTCGAGCCGCCAGGCATTCGAGACAGAACTGCAGTCACCGACACTCGACGAGACGGCGCTTTACGCTGCCGCAGCGGCCGAATAATCGGCAATCGCTCGCAGATGGAGCCTGACGCCCGATAGAATCCCAGCTGAGCCGATGGCGGATCAGCCGACCGCTGCGAGGACGGCAGGGCGATACTTTGCCACGAATTCTTCAACCGTAGTCGAACCGAAGGAGACTGCGGCAGTACCGCCAGCAAGAATGATTTCGACGTCCGTCACACCGATGAAGCCGAGGATCCGTCTGAGGTAGCCAGACTCGTAGTCGGATGCGGCAGCAGGCAAGCCTTCGTCGTAGGCGCCCCCTGAGGCGATGATGATCTTGCATGTTTTACCGGTGACCAGACCTCTGCGTTCGGGAGGACCGGAGTGTGTCGTGCGGGGGCGAACGACGAGGTCGATCCAAGCCTTCAGATTGGCCGGGACGGTAAAATTGTACATGGGCGTTCCGATGAGGATCTCGTCGGCGGCGAAGAGTTCGGCGATCAGTTCGTCGGAGATGTCCAGGGCCTGTCGCATTTCCGGCGACCGCTCGTCGGCAGGGAGGAATATCCCCGCAATCCACGGGACGCCGACATAGGGAATAGTGTTGTCTGCCAGATCCCGCAGGATGACCCTTCCGCCGGAGTGCTTCACCCGCCAGGCTGTGACAAAGTCGTCGCTGAGCGTACGCGAGATGGAGTTGTTGCCACGTGGGCTCGATTGGATGTTGAGAAGCGTAGGCATTTGAGTCCTTTACGAAAGCAAGGCTGGCGTCATCCGGCCATATGGTCAACTTACTTGACTACATGACCTACCTACACGTCTCGGGCAGAAATGGTCAAGAATGTTTACTATAAATGGTTAAAATTCTCCCTAACATCGCCCAGAGCCTGATGGCGGCATCCCGGGCGCATACGGCTGCCGTCATCGCCCGACTGGCACTACGTGGATACGATGACTTTCCATTCGCGTCGGCGAGCCTGCTGTGGCTGCTGGATGAAGGCGGGACGCGGTCGACGGCGCTTGCGCAGCGGGCAGGCGTGACCAAGCAAGCGATGAGCCAGCTGGTGCGACTGATGGAGCGGCAGGGGTACTTGGAGCAGGTACCGGACTCGACCGATACGCGGGCGAAGGTGGTGCGGATGACCGAACGTGGCGAGGCCGTTAAGACTGCGTGCGTCGAGGTCCGGGAGGAGTTGAACCGAAAGGTGGCAGGGGCTCTGGGAATGAGCCAGGCAGTACGGCTAGAAGCGGATCTGGATACTGCCACTGGCTTGTTCGGAGAAGTTCGCAGCACCGGCCAAAGATAATTGACGGCCTGTCACCGTGAGTGCTGACGGATCGCATTGCCGGCTTGCGAAGCCCAGGAGGCCCGAAACGTCACGGGCAAGATCCTGGTCCCGACAAACGACGCAGTAAGCCAGCGCCTGTCATCGCCGTCCGCTTTCGCATAGCCCATCACAGACGCAGGCTGACCTAAAGCGGTCTCACCGCTCTGCGGACGTACGAACCGAAAGCGGCCTTTCAGAACACCATGCCACCCGCAACGTCGATCGTGGTGCCGGTCACCCACAATGCGTCGGCAGAGACCGCGAACGCCACCGCTGCGGCGATGTCGGCAGGCTCTCCGATGCGGCCGAGCAATGTCTTCGCAACCAGGATGTCCGTCATTCCCTTGGCTGACTCGGCGTTGCCTTCGGTCGCGGTGAAGCCAGGCGCGATGCCGACGACGCGGATCTTGCGCGGGCCGAGTTCCATTGCCAACGATCGGGTCAGCGTATCCACGGCGCCCTTGGTCGAGCAATAGACATGGACCATCGGGTAGGGGCTTTTCGCCAGACCCGAACTGATGTTGACGACAACACTACCCTCGGAAAGCACGCGGGCTGCAGCCTGCGTCATCAGAAGAAGGCCTCGGACATTGAGGTTGTAGTGCTCGTCGAAACTCGCAGCCGTGAGTGTATCGAGCGTATCGATCTTGTAGATGCCGGCGTTGTTGACGAGGATGTCAAGGCGGCCGAAGCGCGCGATCGCGGCATCGACGAACGGCTGGATTTCTGCAGGGTTTGCAATGTCCGCCTTGATAGCGAACGCAACGCCGCCCTTGGCGACGATGCGATCGACGACGCGCGCGGCGTCTTCCGCCGAACGTGAATAATTGACCACTACAGAAGCGCCCTGCGCTGCAAGGCGCTCGGCAATGCCGGCACCGATTCCCTTGGAAGAGCCGGTAACGATGGCCACTTTTCCGCTCAAATCATGGATCACGCCATTCTCCTTCTGGCCGGTTAAGACGCTCCTCATATAGACACCTGCCGTTTACGTTATTAGTAACTATAATCCGCATGCGCTTATGAGGGCCGTGCAGCAATGAAGCGGGATGATCTGAACGATTTGGCGGCGCTCGTCGCCGTAGCGGACGCCGCCAGTTTTACGCTGGCCGCTGCCAGACTTGGGATGTCGCCATCGGCGCTCAGTCACGCGATCAAGGGGCTGGAAGCCAGGCTTGGTGTTCGCCTTCTCGCACGAACGACCCGGAGCGTCGCGCCGACGGCGGCCGGCGATCGGCTGCTCGCCACCTTGCGCCCCGCTCTGGCCAGTATCGATTCCGAGCTGACGGCTCTCAGCGGCCTGCGCGACAAACCAGCAGGAACAGTGCGCATCTCCACCTTCCGTCAGGCAGCGGACACTGCGGTCTGGCCGATGCTGCCGGCCTTCCTTGAGGCCAACCCCAACATCATCGTCGAAATGACGATCGACGACGCCCTGATAGATATTGTCGCCGATCGCTACGACGCCGGCATTCGCTTCGGCGAGTTGGTCGACAAGGACATGATCGCTGTTCGCGTCGGGCCTGATATCGTATCGGCCGTGGTCGGCTCGCCGTCCTATCTTGCACGAAACAAGCCGCCACGCGTGCCCCAGGATCTATCGCAGCATCGATGCATCGGTTATCGCAACAGCACCTCGGGCGGGCTCTACCCCTGGGAGTTCGAGAAGGGTGGTCGTGCGCTTCAGGTGCGGGTCGATGGGCCGCTGATCCTGAACGATAGCCGTTTCATTCTCGCCGCCGCGCTCGCGGGTGTAGGACTGGCCTATGCCTTCGAGGCCGATGTCGTCGATAATCTGGCGGCAGGGCATTTGGTCCGGGTGCTGAAGGACTGGAGTTGGACCGCGCCCGGCTACCATCTCTATTACCCCAAGCAACGGCATGCATCTCCTGCGCTCATGGCTTTCGTCGATGCGATCCGGTTCCGACCTGACCAGCGGCGTCCATGATGCCTCGAGTTGGGTCGGCTTCGATCCGCTAGCTTGCCGCCGCAAGTGTCGGCTGCAGGCAGGAATCATGACTGGTCAGGACCCCTTTCCAGTTCTTGATCAGCCGCGCATAGGCGTGTCCGACTGCGCGCGGTTTGCGATCAAGGTCGAACAGGCCTCGGGGATTGACCACCCCCCGCTTCTCGCGGAGCGCCACGTCCCAGTCGATCTGGTCGGTCAGGGAATACCAGGTAAAGCCGAGAACGGGGATGCCCTCTTGCCGAAGATGCATGAGTCCGGCCCACTGTTTCCAAAGCCAGCGCTCGGCCTCGTCGCCATTCGGACCCTCGTCGCAATTCGTCTCGGTGTGCATGATCGGAAGGTGATAGCGGTCATGGTAGAGGCGCGTCACGGGGGCGTAGCCGAACACCTCTCCCGCCCACCGACTCTGACCGTTGGCGTGGATCAGATGCTCGTTGGTGGCATACCAGTCATTGCCCATGATGCAGTGGCGACGCAGGTTCTGCGACAGGAAGAAATGATACTCATCCCGAGTCATGCCGTTATCCAGGAGGAACTCGTACATGGCGCTGTCGACCCGATGGCCGTAATTCAGATCCAGGGTCAAGAAGCGCTCGGCGTTCCGGAACTCGGCATGATGCATTGCGTCGGGACATTCCGCATGGAAATGCTCGGTCGATTCGGACTGGATAAAGAGCGCGTCTGGCCGCACTTTCAGGATTGCCCGCATGGCAAGCACGTTGGCGCGAACGATGTTCTTGATCGCCGTCACGTAGGAGCGATCGTCTTTGGCCTCCTCGTTCCACCAGCCGTATTTGGCGGAGAACACCGCGGTGATGAACATCTCGTTCACCGGGGTATAGAGCTGCACCCACGGAAATCGGCACGCGAACGCCATCGCGTACTGCGCGAACAACTCCGGAAATTCCGGATTCTGGAAATCGCCGAGCCAGTCGGGAAGTCCGAAGTGGCAGAGGTCGACGATCGGTACCGTGCCCTGGCGGTTGAGCGCCGCGAACGCCTCGTCCGCGAACGACCAGTCGTAGTGGCCGGCGCCGAGCATGGTGAGATGAAACTGCGGCCCGTAGCGAAGGTATGTGCACCCGATATCGCGGACGAGCGCGAAGTCTTCGCGCCAGCGGTCGTAATGTCCACATTCGGCCAGCTGGTCGCGACGCGTACGGCCGCCGCCGGTTTTAGGAGCGCTGTTCTCGATGCCGGTCGCAAACATGAACCGGGGTTGCGCCTCCCGGGGTGGCGATACGCCGGTTATCCTGTGGAACGGCTCGAGGACGTCCAGCATCCTCACTCTCCATTTCTACTGTGCAGCTCTAGCGCTCACGGAAATGTCATACCACGTGACGACCGCACAATTACAGTGAGTTGCCATACCAAGATTAAGATTGGGCCAGAGTTACGTAGATCGCGTCGCACACCATGGACCGCCAATGCCCTGATGCGCGACCTGAAGAAGCTGACCCGTCGTCAGGCCTGCTGTCCCCTGCTGCGAGACACGCGGAACGCCATGCATCCGCCCGCCATGAACAAGTTGCCGGATTACCGGCAAGTCCCGGCAAGATCCTTAGCCTCTCAGCACTGTCGCAAGCGCTACCAGGATGCCCGCGGTGGCTCCCCAGACATCGTGCTCGGGATGCGGCCAGCTCCACGAGCCACGCCGTGGCCCGTCCTCGCTCAACCGGGGTGCCTCCGGATCGATCAGCAAGTCGAGCGTCAGCCCGAATATCGCGGCAACCTCGTCTTCCGACGCGCTCCAGGTCGCGTGCGGCGACAGCAGCGCCACGATCGGCACGATGGTGAACTGGCTCGATACCGTGTCGTAGTTCGGCAGCCGGCCCATGATCTCGGCCAGCATCGGGTCCAGACCGATTTCCTCGCACGCCTCGCGAAGCGCCGTGGCGACCGCATCTGTGTCCGCACGCTCCGGACGGCCACCGGGAAAGCTCACCTGCCCAGGATGGCTGCGCAGCAGTGCCGAACGCCTAGTCAGCAGCACGAACGGCTCGGGAGCCAGCACGATCGGGACCAGGACCGCCGCGGCCCGTGCATCGGCGTCGGCCGGCCAGGTCGACGGCTGCGCAGGCTGCAACCGGCTCAGCCTGGAACGAAGCCAGATTTCGGTACGGGTGTCCGCGTTGCGCGGTAATGCCATCGTATGCAGGTCGTCGCCCTCCGCGTGCGTCACTCCGGACGCGAGAGCGTAGCGCCATAGAGCACCGGGCCGGTCGGCAGTCCGGTCGGCGAACCGCCTTTTGGCTCCAGGCTGATCAGGATCTGCCCGGGACCGACGGGAACCTGACTGGCAGCCAGACGCGTGCCGGTTGCCGGCATCACGCCGAGCGAGGTGGGTATCTTCCCACCCTGCCGCAGCGACCAGAGCTGAAGATCGCGATCATCGGCCACCGCGACCGGCGAC
Proteins encoded:
- a CDS encoding CoA pyrophosphatase yields the protein MALPRNADTRTEIWLRSRLSRLQPAQPSTWPADADARAAAVLVPIVLAPEPFVLLTRRSALLRSHPGQVSFPGGRPERADTDAVATALREACEEIGLDPMLAEIMGRLPNYDTVSSQFTIVPIVALLSPHATWSASEDEVAAIFGLTLDLLIDPEAPRLSEDGPRRGSWSWPHPEHDVWGATAGILVALATVLRG
- a CDS encoding LysR family transcriptional regulator, coding for MKRDDLNDLAALVAVADAASFTLAAARLGMSPSALSHAIKGLEARLGVRLLARTTRSVAPTAAGDRLLATLRPALASIDSELTALSGLRDKPAGTVRISTFRQAADTAVWPMLPAFLEANPNIIVEMTIDDALIDIVADRYDAGIRFGELVDKDMIAVRVGPDIVSAVVGSPSYLARNKPPRVPQDLSQHRCIGYRNSTSGGLYPWEFEKGGRALQVRVDGPLILNDSRFILAAALAGVGLAYAFEADVVDNLAAGHLVRVLKDWSWTAPGYHLYYPKQRHASPALMAFVDAIRFRPDQRRP
- a CDS encoding VOC family protein, which produces MNHPTPTNRSSGLIDPNILRTAFSRALSDMYRREVPLYGTLLELVAETNRTASGDVAHRLEVERHGAIRVGTASELVGVRRLFSAMGMQPVGYYDLAAAGVPVHSTAFRPTDAAALAINPFRVFTSLLRLDMVTDAALREEAAAILDRRRIFTPRLLDLLALVDREGGLPSAHAEDFVAEALHTFRWHETASVDAGLYRRLKASHPLVADVVCFRGPHINHLTPRTLDIDAAQAAMHRLGMNPKPVIEGPPRRAVPILLRQTSFQALTEPVRFVGQGDHDRGTHTARFGEVEQRGAALTPAGRALYDRLLAQLQSEVAAGADRQEAGGRIFAEFPDDIDAMHEDGLAFFRHGTSEPILYEDFLPVSAAGIFQSNLGPGTRETLAVSSRQAFETELQSPTLDETALYAAAAAE
- a CDS encoding MarR family winged helix-turn-helix transcriptional regulator, coding for MVKILPNIAQSLMAASRAHTAAVIARLALRGYDDFPFASASLLWLLDEGGTRSTALAQRAGVTKQAMSQLVRLMERQGYLEQVPDSTDTRAKVVRMTERGEAVKTACVEVREELNRKVAGALGMSQAVRLEADLDTATGLFGEVRSTGQR
- a CDS encoding FMN-dependent NADH-azoreductase, whose protein sequence is MPTLLNIQSSPRGNNSISRTLSDDFVTAWRVKHSGGRVILRDLADNTIPYVGVPWIAGIFLPADERSPEMRQALDISDELIAELFAADEILIGTPMYNFTVPANLKAWIDLVVRPRTTHSGPPERRGLVTGKTCKIIIASGGAYDEGLPAAASDYESGYLRRILGFIGVTDVEIILAGGTAAVSFGSTTVEEFVAKYRPAVLAAVG
- a CDS encoding SDR family NAD(P)-dependent oxidoreductase, whose translation is MIHDLSGKVAIVTGSSKGIGAGIAERLAAQGASVVVNYSRSAEDAARVVDRIVAKGGVAFAIKADIANPAEIQPFVDAAIARFGRLDILVNNAGIYKIDTLDTLTAASFDEHYNLNVRGLLLMTQAAARVLSEGSVVVNISSGLAKSPYPMVHVYCSTKGAVDTLTRSLAMELGPRKIRVVGIAPGFTATEGNAESAKGMTDILVAKTLLGRIGEPADIAAAVAFAVSADALWVTGTTIDVAGGMVF
- a CDS encoding family 1 glycosylhydrolase, which translates into the protein MLDVLEPFHRITGVSPPREAQPRFMFATGIENSAPKTGGGRTRRDQLAECGHYDRWREDFALVRDIGCTYLRYGPQFHLTMLGAGHYDWSFADEAFAALNRQGTVPIVDLCHFGLPDWLGDFQNPEFPELFAQYAMAFACRFPWVQLYTPVNEMFITAVFSAKYGWWNEEAKDDRSYVTAIKNIVRANVLAMRAILKVRPDALFIQSESTEHFHAECPDAMHHAEFRNAERFLTLDLNYGHRVDSAMYEFLLDNGMTRDEYHFFLSQNLRRHCIMGNDWYATNEHLIHANGQSRWAGEVFGYAPVTRLYHDRYHLPIMHTETNCDEGPNGDEAERWLWKQWAGLMHLRQEGIPVLGFTWYSLTDQIDWDVALREKRGVVNPRGLFDLDRKPRAVGHAYARLIKNWKGVLTSHDSCLQPTLAAAS